From Candidatus Hydrogenedens sp.:
GAGGTAGTGCCGGATGTTAAGGCGGAGACTTTATTGAAGGAGATAGAGAAGAAGGTAAGGAGAGGGAGTATTATTTATACGGATCCATATAAAGCGTATGATACTTTAGTAATGCATCGGGACTATTTTAAGCACTTACGGATAGATAAGGGACAGCGGTTTTCCAATGGTCGGGTGTATATAAATGGAATAGAAGGTTTTTGGAGTTATGCGAAGGAGCGCTTGATGAAGTTTCATGGGGTAAGTGTTCGATATTTTGAGTATTACCTGAAAGAGTTAGAATTTCGGTATAATCATCGGAGTGAAGATTTATATACATTAATTTTAACCTCCATCCTATTAGTGGATTCAAATAGATAATCACCAAAGATTTTCTCTTTTTCATACTTTTCTATCCACCCAAAAAAGGTATAAAATTCTCTACCCTATTACAAAATAAAATTCCCCCTATTCTAAGATCTCAGTTTAATAATTAATAAGTTTCATTAGATTTTGGCTCAGTTTCGTAAGATTGGTTAATCTCTATTTCACCATAGAGATCTTATTTATTTCCCTCCAATCCCTCCAATTCGGAAATATAATCCAACTTTTTCTTTTCATTATTTTCAATAGAGAGATCTACTTCCCTTCATTCCTTTTGGGATTTCAGGATCAATAAAATAAGTTTTGCCTACAATTTTTATTTAAGTAGATGTCGGAAAAATAGGGGTTATTAATCTTTTTCCACGAAACTAAATAAACTACATTCGGAATCAATCCTTTTTTGAGCAATGTTAAAGTAATTTTCATCAATTTCAATTCCTATAAAATTTCTATTAAAGCGTTTAGCAATAACACCCGTTGTACCAGAACCCATAAATGGATCAAGAATAGTATCTCCTTCTTTACTTCCAATTAAGATTATTCTTTCTAATAATTTTTCTGATTTCTCAGTAGGGTGAGGTGTTTTATGTCTTTCTGCAGGTATTTCCCACAAGTTTCGCATTTGTTTTCCATTACTAAATTTTACTGCCATTTCATAATTAAAATAGTATCTCTTTGATTTGCTAGCAACCCATATCAATTCAGTAGATGGTACAAAACGGTTTTTTTGCATTAACGGTGGTGCATTAGGTTTAAACCAGATAATATCATTTATTATCCAAAGATTTAATTGCTTCAAAACTACACCAATAGATGGATGGTTGTGCAAAGTCCCCGAAATCCATATTGTTCCATCATCTTTTAAAACTCTTATACATTCTTTAATCCATTTT
This genomic window contains:
- a CDS encoding DNA methyltransferase, encoding MSDISLLKGDAFEILKQLEAKSVNLIFADPPYNLSGENHLTCKSGRIAKCDKGTWDKIEDIHKFNRKWIKECIRVLKDDGTIWISGTLHNHPSIGVVLKQLNLWIINDIIWFKPNAPPLMQKNRFVPSTELIWVASKSKRYYFNYEMAVKFSNGKQMRNLWEIPAERHKTPHPTEKSEKLLERIILIGSKEGDTILDPFMGSGTTGVIAKRFNRNFIGIEIDENYFNIAQKRIDSECSLFSFVEKD
- a CDS encoding IS1595 family transposase — encoded protein: EVVPDVKAETLLKEIEKKVRRGSIIYTDPYKAYDTLVMHRDYFKHLRIDKGQRFSNGRVYINGIEGFWSYAKERLMKFHGVSVRYFEYYLKELEFRYNHRSEDLYTLILTSILLVDSNR